A window of Chitinophaga sp. MM2321 contains these coding sequences:
- a CDS encoding enolase C-terminal domain-like protein: MRNDCYNQIFNIVRVRINVLEPTPTVTPFQDATMGPFLAFGLAVIILEDENGYQGEAPVFSSYTNVLESCFLPILLHSHGVPYEEMYSKLYWSIRNEGFRGAAGALLGQIDFALHDLAARRANLPLHRFLGASRDHVKVYGSGGGTNYTLRQLEMEIGYFLDKGLDCYKMKIGKDFGTNLPEDVERVKFVRSILGPGVRLAVDVNQVWNCEQAMRFLDLTSNLEIDWIEEPVHSAMFDQIATLCAATPVKVSFGESERTSKLFPTLLNAGVRHFQPVPTQIGGVREWMDVRNIAQAAGIDFSSGGYSLYTASLMTTAGPECQVEYLYAIMGGLEKYFAVKPEWHDGGFLLPDIAGVPVRVDWDYWHRAGKIVRTVQWDASSIVAYIPNVIL; encoded by the coding sequence ATGAGAAACGATTGCTACAATCAAATATTTAATATTGTCCGCGTCCGGATCAACGTGCTTGAACCCACACCAACGGTTACCCCTTTTCAGGATGCTACGATGGGGCCATTCCTTGCCTTCGGTTTGGCTGTGATCATCCTGGAAGATGAAAATGGCTACCAGGGAGAAGCTCCCGTATTCAGCAGCTATACCAATGTCCTGGAATCCTGTTTCCTGCCCATACTCCTGCACAGCCATGGCGTACCATATGAAGAAATGTATAGTAAGCTCTACTGGTCTATCCGCAACGAAGGATTCCGCGGTGCGGCGGGAGCCTTACTGGGGCAAATAGACTTTGCGCTGCATGACCTGGCAGCACGTCGCGCAAATCTGCCATTACACCGCTTCCTGGGAGCCAGCCGTGATCATGTGAAGGTATATGGTAGCGGTGGGGGTACCAACTACACGCTCAGGCAACTCGAAATGGAAATCGGGTATTTCCTGGACAAAGGGCTGGATTGTTATAAGATGAAAATAGGAAAGGATTTTGGTACTAACCTGCCGGAAGATGTGGAGCGGGTGAAGTTCGTTCGCAGCATCCTGGGTCCGGGTGTCAGGCTGGCCGTAGATGTCAACCAGGTATGGAACTGTGAACAAGCCATGCGGTTCCTGGATCTTACATCCAACCTGGAGATCGACTGGATCGAAGAACCGGTTCACTCAGCAATGTTTGATCAGATAGCGACCCTGTGTGCAGCCACACCTGTTAAGGTATCTTTCGGCGAATCAGAGCGTACATCCAAACTGTTTCCAACCCTGTTGAACGCCGGCGTCAGACACTTTCAGCCTGTTCCAACACAGATTGGTGGGGTAAGGGAATGGATGGATGTGAGGAACATAGCCCAAGCGGCCGGGATAGACTTTTCTTCCGGTGGCTACTCATTGTACACAGCAAGCCTCATGACAACCGCAGGACCGGAGTGCCAGGTAGAGTACCTGTATGCTATCATGGGTGGCCTTGAAAAATATTTTGCCGTCAAGCCGGAATGGCATGATGGCGGGTTCCTGTTACCTGACATAGCAGGAGTGCCGGTGCGGGTGGACTGGGATTACTGGCACCGCGCAGGGAAAATTGTACGTACGGTACAATGGGACGCTTCTTCCATTGTTGCCTACATACCAAATGTAATTTTATAA
- a CDS encoding PhoPQ-activated protein PqaA family protein has product MMSRFSYRIVLLFLVAAFPVFSAYAQTDITPATALNHYLNNGDKAYKWELKETFDLGDVKVYSLLLTSQQWREHTWTHQLSICVPAQVKYDGALLFITGGSINKEGLPNWSGKGDDLIASLGMVARQNNAIVAVVKQTPNQPLYDGLTEDALISFTLHNFKKDGDYSWPLLFPMVKSAKRAMDAIQEFSKQELHQDVTRFVVSGASKRGWTTWLTGANDNRVAAIAPMVIDMLNMPVSMGYQIKVWNDYSIQIEDYVKLGIVQDIGSGDGKALTTMIDPYSYKSKLTMPKMIFMGTNDEYWPIDNIKNYYDSIPGQNLIHYIPNVGHSMGDKKEAMMSLSSFFGLTLTKSDYPVCTWKTKESKKGLKVAIKATSDKLTDVIVWSADSKDMDFRNDKWESRSLGIKNKSRVNVLEAFPASGYRAFYVNLKYKDANGGEYTESTRVFMTDDKKIL; this is encoded by the coding sequence ATGATGAGTAGATTTTCATATAGGATAGTGCTGTTATTTTTGGTTGCCGCATTTCCTGTTTTCAGTGCGTACGCACAAACGGATATTACACCTGCTACTGCATTAAACCATTATTTAAATAATGGAGACAAGGCCTATAAGTGGGAGCTAAAAGAAACCTTTGACCTGGGCGATGTGAAAGTATATAGTTTGTTGCTCACTTCTCAGCAATGGCGGGAGCATACGTGGACACATCAGTTGTCCATTTGTGTACCGGCGCAGGTGAAGTACGATGGGGCTTTATTGTTTATCACCGGTGGCAGTATTAACAAAGAAGGGCTGCCTAACTGGAGTGGTAAAGGCGATGACCTGATTGCTTCATTGGGTATGGTAGCCAGGCAGAACAATGCAATTGTGGCGGTAGTAAAACAAACGCCTAATCAGCCGTTGTATGATGGTCTGACAGAAGATGCATTGATCTCATTTACCTTGCACAACTTTAAAAAAGATGGTGATTATAGCTGGCCGTTATTGTTCCCGATGGTAAAAAGTGCCAAGCGTGCGATGGATGCGATCCAGGAGTTTTCCAAGCAGGAATTACACCAGGATGTTACCCGTTTTGTAGTATCCGGCGCTTCCAAAAGAGGCTGGACTACCTGGCTTACTGGTGCTAATGACAACCGTGTAGCGGCTATTGCACCTATGGTGATAGATATGCTGAACATGCCGGTGAGCATGGGGTATCAGATAAAAGTCTGGAACGATTACAGTATTCAGATAGAAGATTATGTGAAACTGGGTATTGTACAGGATATTGGTTCCGGTGATGGTAAGGCATTAACCACCATGATAGATCCTTATTCTTACAAGAGCAAACTGACCATGCCCAAGATGATCTTTATGGGGACTAATGATGAGTACTGGCCAATTGATAATATCAAGAACTATTATGATAGTATTCCTGGTCAGAACCTGATTCATTATATTCCTAATGTGGGACATAGTATGGGTGACAAGAAAGAGGCGATGATGAGTTTGAGTTCTTTCTTCGGATTGACTTTAACCAAGAGCGATTATCCTGTATGTACCTGGAAAACCAAGGAAAGTAAGAAAGGCTTGAAAGTAGCTATTAAGGCTACTTCAGATAAGCTGACAGATGTAATTGTCTGGTCGGCAGATTCAAAGGATATGGATTTCCGTAATGACAAGTGGGAATCAAGAAGTCTGGGTATAAAAAACAAATCCAGGGTAAATGTACTGGAAGCTTTTCCGGCTAGTGGTTACCGTGCTTTTTACGTGAACTTAAAGTATAAGGATGCCAATGGCGGAGAATATACAGAGAGTACCCGCGTATTTATGACCGACGATAAAAAAATTCTTTAG
- a CDS encoding RagB/SusD family nutrient uptake outer membrane protein, with product MKHKLNIAILIISIAFLSGGCNKVLDKANLSAVGPDQVWSDVNIATAYLNQIYSQLMPGNTYGSGNNTDEGVAYQKQTNDWFRGTATIDSRNSFNMYSNIRTINILLDNIDKATFSQEDKDKIKGQALFWRAWAYHALVSDYGGVPLILEAQQPTSDLTTLQKPRNKTSECVTQILKDIDDAVALLPDAFTDNDLGRIDKGVALAFKGRVLLFYASPLFNGLGGIASWEKAYTATKAAKDFLDTRGKGLYSPYSKIWDDELNKEVVMVRRFNYPQSTYFQGGLIPLDWSQDDVGYDRPSLDLVNAFPMKDGSSWESKTRNYDTLFFGRDERFYADIYYNGAPNQYLKGMRDAKTYLWTYFTSITNFSGATGLEGVHNQITLDPLWSNSSFYRIKAIDKTIDKGNVYNAGVDWIEIRYAEVLMNYGECANETGNTAVALDVLKQIRQRAGILPGVDGNYGITSLLQPDIRKAYQTERFVEFCFEGKRLNDLRRWKMFDYLRALKQRHGIAVLLKPAQPEVTPMSDINTIWNRFTSTVIATDAVDIAIKDQYYIYGIPKNIMDLNPLFKQNKNWDGDFDPLQ from the coding sequence ATGAAGCATAAGTTAAATATAGCAATACTCATCATTTCCATAGCATTCTTATCGGGAGGCTGTAACAAGGTGCTTGATAAAGCCAATCTTTCTGCAGTTGGCCCCGACCAGGTATGGTCCGACGTAAATATTGCTACCGCGTATTTAAATCAGATCTATTCTCAGCTGATGCCAGGAAACACATACGGGTCCGGTAACAATACAGACGAAGGGGTAGCTTATCAGAAACAAACAAATGATTGGTTCAGGGGAACGGCCACCATCGACTCGCGCAATAGCTTTAACATGTATAGCAACATACGCACCATCAATATTTTGCTGGACAATATCGATAAAGCTACTTTTAGTCAGGAAGACAAAGATAAAATAAAAGGGCAGGCGTTGTTCTGGAGAGCCTGGGCTTATCATGCGCTTGTAAGCGATTATGGTGGAGTACCATTGATCCTGGAAGCACAGCAACCCACTTCGGATTTAACAACGTTGCAGAAACCACGTAATAAAACATCTGAATGCGTTACGCAGATTTTGAAAGATATAGATGATGCAGTGGCGCTACTGCCTGATGCATTTACTGACAACGATTTGGGTAGAATTGATAAAGGAGTGGCGTTGGCTTTTAAAGGTAGGGTACTGTTATTTTATGCCAGCCCGTTGTTTAACGGATTAGGGGGAATTGCCTCCTGGGAAAAAGCATATACTGCCACAAAAGCAGCAAAAGATTTTCTGGATACACGCGGCAAAGGATTGTATAGCCCTTATAGCAAAATATGGGATGATGAGTTAAATAAGGAAGTGGTCATGGTACGCAGGTTTAACTATCCGCAGTCCACTTATTTCCAGGGTGGTTTAATCCCATTGGATTGGTCACAGGATGATGTAGGCTACGACCGGCCATCATTGGACCTGGTCAATGCCTTCCCCATGAAGGATGGCTCCAGCTGGGAATCAAAAACAAGAAACTACGATACCTTGTTCTTTGGCCGGGATGAACGATTTTATGCTGATATTTATTACAATGGCGCCCCCAACCAATATCTGAAAGGAATGCGGGATGCTAAAACTTATTTGTGGACTTATTTTACCAGTATCACCAATTTTAGTGGGGCTACCGGACTTGAAGGGGTGCATAACCAGATAACGCTGGACCCTTTATGGTCCAACTCAAGTTTTTATCGCATAAAGGCAATAGACAAAACCATTGATAAGGGCAACGTTTATAATGCCGGGGTAGATTGGATTGAGATCCGATATGCAGAGGTGTTGATGAATTATGGAGAATGCGCTAACGAAACGGGTAATACCGCTGTAGCATTGGATGTATTAAAACAAATCAGGCAGCGCGCAGGTATACTGCCTGGTGTGGATGGTAACTATGGTATTACCTCACTTTTGCAGCCCGATATCAGGAAGGCATATCAAACGGAACGCTTTGTTGAGTTTTGTTTTGAAGGTAAACGCCTGAACGATTTACGCCGCTGGAAAATGTTTGATTACCTGAGAGCCCTGAAACAAAGACATGGAATTGCAGTACTGCTAAAACCAGCCCAACCGGAAGTTACTCCCATGTCAGATATTAACACGATCTGGAACAGATTTACATCAACCGTTATTGCAACAGATGCGGTGGATATCGCCATTAAAGACCAATATTATATTTATGGTATCCCTAAAAACATCATGGATTTGAATCCATTGTTCAAACAGAATAAAAATTGGGATGGCGATTTCGATCCATTACAATAG
- a CDS encoding RNA polymerase sigma-70 factor encodes MSTERKQEESILMSLLAKDSEYAFRLLYDRYSNRIYKLAIRYLKSPVLAQEIVQDVFLKLWFERKNMITDKPVEAWLITVAKNKLINQFKKLTREWNRKSAYNADVPINKSTDGESKLLNAEFERNFNSIINGLPQQQKQILHFTKEEGLSYNEIALRLNISPLTVKTHMARALDKIRKCLKEL; translated from the coding sequence ATGTCAACCGAAAGAAAGCAGGAAGAATCAATACTGATGTCCCTACTCGCTAAAGATAGCGAGTATGCTTTTAGATTGTTGTATGATCGATATAGCAATCGGATCTATAAACTCGCAATCCGATACCTGAAATCCCCTGTACTGGCACAGGAAATAGTACAGGATGTATTTCTTAAATTATGGTTTGAGCGCAAAAATATGATCACCGACAAACCGGTGGAAGCATGGCTGATCACTGTAGCCAAAAATAAACTGATCAACCAATTCAAGAAATTAACGCGGGAATGGAACAGAAAAAGCGCGTATAATGCAGATGTCCCCATCAATAAATCTACTGATGGTGAAAGCAAACTACTCAATGCAGAGTTTGAAAGAAATTTTAATAGCATCATCAATGGATTGCCACAACAACAGAAACAAATTCTCCATTTTACCAAAGAGGAAGGATTGTCATATAATGAAATTGCGTTACGCCTGAATATTTCCCCCCTCACCGTAAAAACACATATGGCCCGGGCACTGGATAAGATCCGGAAGTGTTTGAAAGAATTATAA
- a CDS encoding SusD/RagB family nutrient-binding outer membrane lipoprotein, whose amino-acid sequence MKKFLIILISLAFFQVSCQKSSFREDELLRKRDALETAEPKLLLSSIIQKSAYLYQNKGGMGAQMLATTVQYMQGNRQSDDNIYLNFKLASINDLYEYTMIIKMINAAVTDVHKKELKTHEGVFRIFQSLLWATTTDLYGDIFYTEGLRGQDGILFPKFDEQKDIYPALIENLKEAAQLIADGKEPLDKAYDVMYAGNKDKWIKLANSLRLRLLLRVSNKIANAADIAAVAALPLLSDVSDNAAIPYVDGDKSMASPMGKANLDPTGNFLIYRPSKTLIDTLKALNDERLKVWVAPNERPWTWNPDSVALNGGKRTITQKGFTYNYQWEYIDITNAKIKTVVPFIYDSMTVYAGYPAGAVASSLNANGSYDFPDTKYNYKISCFSKLFNENAHPLLKATIMQADEVQFLLAEAAVKGFTTGDAASLYKKGVELALNRWGEALPANYFANPVAAFPVGKANQLGIIGLQKWLGLFMMGVESYVDYRRTRVPYMEHNGELNPAVNVFPLRFRYPETEFKNNAANYQIAIGRLDNGDTEFSKMWLLQ is encoded by the coding sequence ATGAAAAAGTTTTTAATTATATTAATCAGTCTGGCATTCTTTCAGGTTTCCTGTCAGAAATCTTCTTTCAGAGAAGACGAATTATTGAGGAAGCGGGATGCATTGGAAACAGCGGAGCCTAAACTGCTCTTATCATCCATCATACAGAAATCGGCCTATCTATATCAGAATAAGGGAGGTATGGGTGCCCAGATGCTGGCTACTACGGTGCAATACATGCAGGGCAACCGGCAAAGTGATGATAATATTTATTTGAATTTCAAATTGGCGAGCATTAATGATTTGTATGAGTATACAATGATTATCAAGATGATCAATGCCGCCGTAACGGATGTTCACAAGAAAGAGTTGAAAACACATGAAGGGGTATTCCGGATTTTTCAATCTTTGTTATGGGCTACTACAACAGATCTGTATGGGGATATTTTTTATACAGAAGGACTACGTGGTCAGGATGGTATTCTGTTTCCCAAATTTGATGAGCAGAAGGATATTTATCCTGCATTGATCGAAAATTTGAAGGAAGCTGCGCAACTGATAGCAGATGGTAAGGAACCATTGGATAAGGCGTATGATGTGATGTACGCCGGGAATAAAGATAAGTGGATCAAGCTGGCCAATTCATTGCGTTTGCGTTTGCTGTTGCGCGTGAGTAATAAAATAGCTAATGCTGCGGACATAGCAGCAGTAGCAGCTTTGCCTTTACTGAGTGATGTGAGCGATAATGCAGCTATCCCTTATGTTGATGGCGACAAGTCGATGGCTTCCCCTATGGGTAAAGCTAACCTGGATCCTACCGGGAACTTCCTGATTTACCGGCCCAGTAAAACGCTGATAGATACTTTAAAGGCGTTGAATGATGAGCGGCTGAAAGTATGGGTAGCACCGAATGAAAGACCGTGGACCTGGAATCCCGATTCTGTAGCCCTGAACGGTGGTAAACGTACCATTACCCAAAAAGGCTTTACTTACAATTATCAGTGGGAGTATATAGATATCACCAATGCCAAGATCAAAACAGTGGTGCCATTTATCTATGATTCTATGACCGTTTATGCAGGTTATCCTGCTGGTGCGGTGGCTTCATCACTGAATGCAAATGGAAGTTATGACTTTCCGGATACCAAGTATAACTACAAGATATCCTGCTTCTCCAAATTATTTAATGAGAATGCACATCCTTTGTTGAAAGCAACGATTATGCAGGCCGATGAAGTACAGTTTTTACTGGCCGAAGCCGCTGTGAAGGGATTCACTACGGGCGATGCCGCATCACTGTATAAGAAAGGGGTGGAGCTGGCATTAAACCGTTGGGGAGAGGCTTTGCCTGCCAATTACTTCGCTAATCCGGTAGCTGCATTTCCTGTTGGAAAAGCCAACCAGTTGGGCATTATTGGCTTACAGAAATGGTTGGGCTTATTTATGATGGGAGTAGAGTCTTATGTGGATTACAGGAGAACCAGAGTACCATATATGGAGCATAATGGTGAATTGAATCCTGCTGTAAATGTCTTTCCATTGCGTTTCCGTTATCCTGAAACGGAGTTCAAGAATAACGCTGCCAATTATCAAATAGCCATAGGCCGTTTGGATAATGGGGATACTGAGTTTTCTAAAATGTGGTTGCTACAATAA
- a CDS encoding TonB-dependent receptor: MKQIYNHCYAKNPTHIQPVPGEYRTRKLFFYEWQMLSGDIPQFFSAMKLVCIVLTLLVLQPSARANSKAVALPGSTLPAESNHLPGMKKLSPPFTVTGSVQDEGGNPLPGVSVAVRGTTVGAITDNVGKFTLSVPDKSPGILVFSHVGYETQEYRARQGEAVVISMKSKMAMENEVVVVGYGTQKRAKMTSAVSSISGKDIELIPATNLSNVLAGRLSGTFVRSSTGTPGIGSAVKVRVSSSFSNSAVEPIYVIDGVVRDRVSFDALDPNEVADITVLKDAASAAIYGSRSSNGAILITTKTGKSGKAVIDFNATYNTLRTGALPEYMPVADGLKLSQSVNGGMSDEEIDWVLKNNPKGENYYNAAYSNPSSKRYALSVSGGSDKVKAYIGGSYVKEDGFLPQVSYSKYNLRGNLEANLVKNLTLGLNMSTSYGTRNRFNFTYDYGSDDLNNLWGKLLYWDVFSPVYINGKPNNPGWLGNPVEMMKNGGYWRNNNQQVDALLTAEYKIAAVEGLKIKGSYSKNFNNSYVKTFAKKQDLYNFKKTGPNGLIYTDEETGMVKSGDPGVEYMGNEYTKTDGYQLNGQISYDRTFKKHTIGALAVYEQFEQYGNYFNGYRNNFPLVAVDQFLYTSGNSADWRVNGNENQIGRMSYIGRLNYDYDSKYIISASVRRDGSTNFAPDKRWGWFPSVSAGWVISREDFFQHSKIGNAIEFLKIRGSYATTGNDILDKDDPNSRWRWLEQYIIQGGSYYMGASGITAPRLTYGGLPNSNLTWEKSNSAGVGVDATMFKNIRFSFDYWKRNTYDILGSRILAIPVEFGAALPPENYGKVKSNGVEIELGYNNIIGKDFSYNVKGIFTYARNKVIRKDVAANAQDYANPNGKTTSYGYGYQAIGILRTQEDLNKLPAGYTIGGTAPAVGDMLFADFSGPNGKPDNKVDGYDQIVLGNYFGAENAPISYGLNISLSYKGFTIETLLSGLTGYKISYNDAWGRNFGGGGKVPMYHADSWTTENPDGATPKIYPWGDPHTAGYTWTSTFNVYDGGFLRMKYLNLNYRLPVALLNKLFIKDATIFLAGTNLFNLSKFKLYDPEVSQFMSYPIMKTYTVGVSIRL; this comes from the coding sequence ATGAAGCAGATTTACAATCATTGCTACGCGAAAAATCCTACACACATTCAGCCGGTGCCGGGTGAATATCGAACAAGGAAGCTGTTCTTTTACGAATGGCAAATGCTTAGTGGTGATATCCCGCAATTTTTCAGTGCAATGAAGCTGGTATGCATTGTGTTGACATTACTGGTGCTGCAGCCCTCTGCCAGGGCAAATTCCAAAGCAGTTGCCTTGCCAGGCAGTACACTCCCCGCAGAAAGCAACCATCTGCCCGGGATGAAAAAATTATCACCACCGTTTACTGTTACCGGTAGCGTACAAGATGAAGGAGGCAACCCATTGCCCGGTGTTTCTGTTGCCGTTAGAGGGACAACTGTTGGCGCTATTACCGATAATGTCGGGAAGTTTACATTATCCGTACCGGACAAATCTCCCGGTATACTCGTGTTTAGCCACGTAGGGTACGAAACGCAGGAATACAGGGCCCGACAGGGGGAAGCTGTGGTTATTTCGATGAAGAGCAAAATGGCAATGGAAAATGAAGTAGTGGTAGTGGGATATGGTACGCAGAAACGCGCTAAAATGACTTCAGCCGTTTCCTCTATCAGTGGTAAGGATATAGAGCTTATACCTGCTACCAATTTATCAAATGTATTGGCAGGCCGTTTGTCCGGTACTTTCGTACGGTCGTCAACAGGTACACCTGGTATTGGATCTGCTGTTAAAGTACGCGTTAGCTCTTCTTTCAGTAACAGTGCGGTGGAACCTATTTATGTGATCGATGGGGTAGTAAGGGATAGAGTGAGTTTTGATGCGCTCGATCCTAATGAAGTGGCAGATATTACCGTTTTAAAAGATGCGGCTTCGGCAGCCATTTATGGTTCCCGCTCCTCCAACGGCGCCATTTTGATCACAACGAAAACCGGAAAGAGTGGAAAGGCAGTAATTGATTTTAATGCTACCTATAATACATTGCGTACAGGTGCATTGCCAGAGTACATGCCTGTTGCGGATGGTTTGAAACTATCTCAATCCGTAAACGGTGGTATGAGCGATGAAGAAATTGATTGGGTGTTGAAGAATAATCCCAAGGGCGAAAACTATTACAACGCAGCTTATTCCAATCCCTCCAGTAAACGTTATGCACTCAGCGTTTCCGGTGGTAGCGACAAGGTGAAGGCTTACATTGGAGGTTCCTATGTGAAGGAAGATGGCTTCTTACCACAGGTGTCGTACAGTAAATACAATCTGCGGGGTAACCTGGAAGCCAATCTGGTAAAAAATCTTACACTTGGTCTGAATATGAGCACCAGTTACGGCACCCGCAACCGGTTTAACTTTACTTATGATTATGGTTCCGATGATCTGAACAACCTTTGGGGTAAGTTATTATACTGGGATGTATTTTCACCTGTCTATATCAATGGAAAACCCAATAACCCCGGTTGGTTGGGCAACCCTGTAGAAATGATGAAAAATGGGGGATACTGGCGTAATAACAACCAGCAAGTAGATGCCTTGCTTACAGCAGAATACAAAATAGCCGCAGTAGAGGGTTTAAAAATCAAAGGTTCCTATAGCAAAAACTTTAATAACAGCTATGTAAAAACTTTTGCAAAGAAGCAGGACCTGTATAATTTCAAGAAAACAGGCCCCAATGGGCTCATTTATACAGACGAGGAAACCGGTATGGTGAAAAGTGGAGATCCCGGTGTTGAATATATGGGTAATGAATACACTAAAACAGATGGATATCAGCTAAACGGACAAATCAGCTACGACCGGACTTTTAAAAAACACACCATCGGGGCGCTCGCTGTTTATGAACAATTTGAACAGTATGGTAATTATTTTAATGGCTACAGAAACAATTTTCCTTTAGTGGCCGTGGATCAGTTTTTATATACAAGTGGCAACAGTGCCGACTGGAGAGTGAATGGTAACGAAAACCAGATTGGAAGGATGTCTTACATTGGCAGACTCAATTATGATTATGACAGCAAATATATTATCAGTGCTTCTGTTAGAAGAGATGGCTCTACCAACTTCGCTCCGGATAAACGTTGGGGTTGGTTTCCATCTGTATCCGCGGGTTGGGTGATTTCCAGGGAGGACTTTTTCCAGCATTCAAAAATTGGCAATGCCATTGAATTCCTGAAAATAAGAGGGTCCTATGCCACCACCGGTAATGATATACTGGATAAAGATGATCCGAATAGCAGATGGAGATGGTTGGAACAATACATTATTCAGGGTGGTAGTTACTATATGGGTGCCAGTGGTATTACAGCCCCACGCCTCACCTATGGTGGTTTGCCCAACAGCAATCTGACCTGGGAAAAGTCGAACTCTGCGGGTGTAGGAGTGGACGCAACTATGTTTAAAAATATCCGTTTCTCCTTCGACTACTGGAAACGTAATACCTATGATATATTAGGCTCCAGGATACTTGCTATTCCTGTTGAGTTTGGAGCTGCTTTACCACCTGAGAATTATGGAAAGGTGAAGTCAAACGGAGTTGAAATAGAACTGGGATATAATAATATTATTGGCAAAGATTTCAGCTACAACGTGAAAGGTATATTCACCTATGCCAGAAATAAAGTGATCAGGAAAGATGTAGCTGCCAATGCACAGGATTATGCTAACCCTAACGGCAAAACAACGTCTTACGGGTATGGCTACCAGGCAATAGGTATTTTACGCACCCAGGAGGATTTGAATAAACTACCTGCCGGTTATACTATCGGTGGAACAGCACCTGCTGTAGGAGATATGTTATTTGCAGACTTTAGCGGCCCGAATGGCAAGCCAGACAATAAAGTAGATGGTTATGACCAGATCGTGTTAGGTAACTATTTTGGAGCGGAAAACGCCCCTATATCTTACGGACTGAATATCTCCCTCTCATATAAAGGTTTTACAATAGAAACATTACTCTCGGGACTCACAGGATATAAAATCAGTTACAATGATGCCTGGGGCAGAAACTTTGGTGGAGGAGGAAAGGTGCCTATGTACCATGCTGATTCCTGGACAACTGAAAACCCCGATGGTGCTACACCTAAAATCTACCCATGGGGAGATCCCCACACTGCGGGTTATACCTGGACCTCTACATTTAATGTGTATGACGGTGGATTTTTGCGGATGAAATACCTGAACCTGAATTACAGGCTTCCGGTGGCATTATTAAATAAACTGTTCATTAAAGACGCAACGATTTTTCTGGCAGGAACAAACCTGTTTAATCTGAGCAAGTTTAAGTTGTATGATCCTGAAGTATCTCAATTTATGAGTTACCCTATCATGAAAACTTATACTGTTGGCGTGAGCATAAGACTGTAA
- a CDS encoding DUF2200 domain-containing protein: MNNTRVYKMSFASVYPYYIKKAEKKGRTKDEVDEIIFWLTGYDKQTLQQQIDEKTDFETFFAQAPQLNPNVSKITGVICGYRVEEIEDELMQKIRYLDKLVDELAKGKVMDKILRK, encoded by the coding sequence ATGAATAATACCAGAGTATATAAAATGTCTTTTGCAAGCGTTTATCCATATTACATTAAAAAAGCGGAGAAAAAAGGCCGCACAAAAGATGAGGTAGATGAAATCATATTTTGGCTGACAGGATATGATAAACAAACATTGCAACAACAGATCGATGAGAAAACCGATTTTGAAACCTTTTTTGCGCAGGCGCCACAATTAAATCCCAATGTTTCAAAAATTACCGGCGTAATCTGCGGTTACCGTGTGGAAGAAATCGAAGATGAACTAATGCAAAAGATACGTTACCTGGATAAACTTGTTGATGAGTTGGCAAAAGGAAAGGTAATGGATAAGATTTTAAGGAAGTAA